In Leisingera methylohalidivorans DSM 14336, a single genomic region encodes these proteins:
- a CDS encoding aminodeoxychorismate synthase component I gives MRIRFDQGPKGAGTCFDQPLRMIRADGPEEVPAALAALDAARAAGHWLAGYASYELGYALEVKLAGRMPAGRRLPLICFGVYAEPLPQKAENSVRPWAGAKRVPAFQPGGGGLGDLEPRWSYERYAEAFAEVNRNIGKGDIYQANLTFPIDAEAFGTAGELYAALQARQAVGHGVLVEQDGLPDLLSRSPELFFRTDAEGVIETRPMKGTQPRSDDPVEDARRRDFLRQDEKNRAENLMIVDLLRNDISRVAETGSVHVPELFAVESYATVHQMVSMVRAKLRPDAGLAEIFAALFPCGSITGAPKIRAMEILADLEPWPRDVYCGTIGWAAPDGASEFNVAIRTLMLEEGRATLNVGGGVVWDSTAGSEYEEALWKARFARVTPSGTIPLSA, from the coding sequence GTGCGGATTCGCTTTGATCAGGGGCCCAAGGGGGCCGGCACATGTTTCGACCAGCCGCTGCGCATGATCCGCGCGGACGGGCCGGAAGAGGTGCCCGCCGCGCTGGCCGCATTGGATGCCGCACGCGCGGCGGGGCATTGGCTGGCGGGCTATGCCTCTTATGAATTGGGCTATGCGCTGGAGGTGAAGCTGGCGGGGCGGATGCCAGCGGGGCGGCGGCTGCCGCTGATCTGTTTCGGGGTCTACGCGGAGCCGCTGCCGCAGAAGGCTGAGAACAGCGTCCGGCCCTGGGCGGGGGCGAAGCGCGTGCCGGCCTTTCAGCCGGGCGGAGGCGGGCTGGGCGACTTGGAACCGCGCTGGAGCTATGAACGCTACGCCGAAGCCTTTGCCGAGGTGAACCGCAATATCGGCAAGGGCGATATTTATCAGGCCAACCTGACTTTTCCGATTGATGCGGAGGCCTTTGGCACTGCCGGGGAGCTTTACGCCGCACTGCAGGCCAGACAGGCGGTGGGCCACGGCGTCCTTGTCGAGCAGGACGGTCTGCCGGATCTCTTGTCGCGCTCGCCGGAGCTGTTTTTCCGCACCGATGCGGAGGGGGTGATCGAGACCCGACCGATGAAGGGCACCCAGCCGCGCAGCGATGATCCGGTCGAGGACGCGCGCCGCCGCGATTTCCTGCGCCAGGACGAAAAGAACCGCGCCGAAAACCTGATGATCGTGGATCTTCTGCGCAACGACATCTCCCGCGTGGCGGAGACCGGGTCGGTGCATGTGCCGGAACTGTTCGCGGTCGAAAGCTACGCCACCGTGCACCAGATGGTCTCGATGGTGCGGGCAAAGCTGCGGCCCGACGCCGGGCTGGCAGAGATTTTTGCGGCGCTGTTCCCTTGCGGCTCCATTACCGGTGCGCCGAAGATCCGGGCGATGGAGATCCTGGCCGATCTGGAACCCTGGCCGCGTGATGTCTATTGCGGCACCATCGGCTGGGCCGCGCCGGACGGCGCGTCGGAGTTCAACGTGGCGATCCGCACGCTGATGCTGGAAGAGGGCCGCGCGACACTTAATGTGGGCGGCGGGGTGGTCTGGGACAGCACCGCCGGATCCGAATATGAGGAAGCGCTATGGAAAGCCCGGTTCGCCCGCGTGACGCCATCCGGAACGATCCCGCTTTCCGCCTGA
- a CDS encoding aminotransferase class IV family protein, producing MESPVRPRDAIRNDPAFRLIETLGWHPGEGFRHLEQHLARMARSAAAFGIPFDPAQARHVLAEAAGDRPRRCRLALDAGGQLELTAPPLGSSPAEWRLGIAETRLDAADVWLQHKTTRRILYDAARANLPGGMDELLFLNQRGEVCEGTITNLFVTRADGQVVTPPLTCGLLPGILRQVMLERGECREAVLGLQDLQAARAIRMGNSLRGLIPARLI from the coding sequence ATGGAAAGCCCGGTTCGCCCGCGTGACGCCATCCGGAACGATCCCGCTTTCCGCCTGATCGAGACGCTGGGCTGGCATCCGGGAGAGGGGTTCCGGCATCTGGAGCAGCATCTGGCCCGGATGGCGCGCAGCGCTGCGGCGTTCGGCATCCCCTTTGATCCGGCGCAGGCGCGGCACGTTCTGGCGGAGGCTGCCGGGGACAGGCCGCGGCGCTGCCGCCTCGCTTTGGACGCGGGCGGGCAGCTGGAGCTGACGGCGCCGCCGCTGGGCAGCAGCCCTGCGGAATGGCGGCTGGGCATCGCTGAAACAAGGCTGGATGCGGCGGATGTCTGGCTGCAGCACAAGACCACCCGCCGGATCCTGTATGATGCGGCGCGGGCCAATCTGCCCGGCGGTATGGATGAGCTGCTGTTCCTGAACCAGCGCGGCGAAGTCTGCGAAGGCACTATCACCAATCTGTTTGTCACCCGCGCGGATGGGCAGGTGGTCACGCCGCCGCTCACCTGCGGCCTGCTGCCGGGGATCCTTCGGCAGGTGATGCTGGAGCGGGGGGAGTGCCGCGAGGCGGTTCTTGGCTTGCAAGACCTGCAGGCGGCGCGGGCCATCCGCATGGGCAATTCCCTGCGCGGGCTGATCCCGGCCCGGCTGATCTGA
- the aspS gene encoding aspartate--tRNA ligase, with the protein MHAYRSHTCAELNKSNVGDTVRLSGWVHRVRDHGGLLFIDLRDHYGVTQVMADPDSPVFAEIEKVRSEWCIRIDGNVKARDESLVNSKIPTGEIEVFIRDIEVLGKSEELPLMVFGEQEYPEETRLRYRYLDLRREKMQKNMLLRSNMIQSIRKRMWDKGFNEYQTPIITASSPEGARDFLVPSRLHPGKFYALPQAPQQFKQLMMVSGFDKYFQIAPCFRDEDPRADRSPTDFYQLDLEMSFVTQQDVFDTIQPVMQGVFEEFGGGRKVDSEWPQISYKDAAKWYGTDKPDLRNPIKMQDCSEHFRGSGFAIFAKILEQDGTEIRAIPAPTGGSRKFCDRMNKFAQGEGLPGMGYIFWRDQGQGMEAAGPLAKNIGPERTEAIRQQLGLGVGDAAFFLGGKPKAFESVAGRARTVIGEELGLTDKDRFAFAWIVDFPIYEKDEETGRIDFEHNPFSMPQGGMDALLSDPLSVKGYQYDLACNGYELVSGAIRNHKPEIMFKAFEIAGYGKDEVEKRFGGMVNAFQYGAPPHGGCAAGIDRMVMLLADEANIREVIMFPMNQRAEDLMMSAPSEPMSDQLMELGLRVIPQDQ; encoded by the coding sequence ATGCACGCCTATCGCAGCCATACCTGCGCCGAACTGAACAAATCCAATGTCGGTGACACCGTCCGCCTGTCGGGCTGGGTCCACCGCGTGCGCGACCACGGCGGGTTGCTGTTCATCGACCTGCGCGACCACTACGGCGTGACCCAGGTGATGGCCGATCCGGACAGCCCGGTCTTTGCCGAGATCGAAAAGGTCCGCAGCGAATGGTGCATCCGCATTGACGGCAACGTAAAGGCGCGCGACGAGAGCCTGGTCAACAGCAAGATCCCCACCGGCGAGATCGAGGTGTTCATCCGCGACATCGAGGTGCTGGGCAAATCCGAGGAACTGCCGCTGATGGTGTTCGGCGAGCAGGAATACCCGGAAGAAACCCGCCTGCGCTACCGCTATCTGGACCTGCGCCGCGAGAAGATGCAGAAGAATATGCTGCTGCGCTCCAACATGATCCAGTCGATCCGCAAGCGCATGTGGGACAAGGGCTTCAACGAATACCAGACCCCGATCATCACCGCGTCCAGCCCCGAGGGCGCGCGCGACTTCCTGGTGCCCTCGCGTCTGCACCCGGGCAAGTTCTACGCGCTGCCGCAGGCGCCGCAGCAGTTCAAGCAGCTGATGATGGTCTCCGGCTTTGACAAGTATTTCCAGATCGCGCCCTGCTTCCGCGATGAGGACCCGCGCGCCGACCGCTCGCCCACCGATTTCTACCAGCTCGACCTGGAGATGTCCTTTGTCACCCAGCAGGATGTGTTCGACACCATCCAGCCGGTGATGCAGGGGGTGTTCGAGGAATTCGGCGGCGGCCGCAAGGTCGACAGCGAATGGCCGCAGATCTCCTATAAAGATGCCGCCAAATGGTATGGCACCGACAAGCCGGACCTGCGCAACCCGATCAAGATGCAGGATTGTTCCGAGCATTTCCGCGGCTCCGGCTTTGCCATCTTTGCGAAGATCCTGGAGCAGGACGGCACCGAAATCCGCGCCATTCCCGCCCCCACCGGCGGCAGCCGCAAGTTCTGCGACCGGATGAATAAATTCGCGCAAGGAGAGGGCCTGCCGGGCATGGGCTATATCTTCTGGCGCGACCAGGGCCAGGGCATGGAAGCCGCAGGCCCGCTGGCCAAGAACATCGGCCCCGAGCGCACCGAGGCGATCCGCCAGCAGCTGGGTCTGGGTGTCGGCGACGCGGCCTTCTTCCTGGGCGGCAAGCCGAAAGCGTTCGAAAGCGTTGCAGGCCGCGCCCGCACCGTGATCGGCGAAGAGCTGGGCCTCACCGACAAGGACCGCTTCGCCTTTGCCTGGATCGTGGACTTCCCGATCTACGAGAAAGACGAGGAAACCGGCCGCATTGATTTCGAGCACAACCCGTTCTCGATGCCGCAGGGCGGCATGGACGCGCTGCTGAGCGATCCGCTGTCGGTGAAGGGCTACCAGTACGACCTGGCCTGCAACGGCTATGAGCTGGTCTCGGGCGCGATCCGGAACCACAAGCCGGAGATCATGTTCAAGGCGTTCGAGATCGCCGGCTATGGCAAGGATGAGGTCGAAAAGCGGTTCGGCGGCATGGTTAATGCGTTCCAGTACGGCGCCCCGCCGCACGGCGGCTGCGCGGCCGGCATCGACCGCATGGTGATGCTGCTGGCGGATGAGGCCAACATCCGCGAGGTCATCATGTTCCCGATGAACCAGCGCGCCGAAGACCTGATGATGTCGGCCCCGTCCGAGCCGATGAGCGATCAGCTGATGGAACTGGGCCTGCGGGTGATTCCGCAGGATCAGTAA
- a CDS encoding DUF1800 domain-containing protein yields MQFDGDLAEIRFGAGLSPLVRPPVSAEAMLGRLQGADEMARRFPVSGFDEAFARAKEFQRLRRNRKRQEGQHGYEAADKAFKAYRRTHNAARFKWHGQRLLRHVFTRDAFRERLVLFWADHFTAQGKNGALRILAAPYAETVIRPHVGGRFEDMLIAAATSPLMLHYLDQNRSAGPGSRAAKRRKRLSGLNENLAREVLELHTLGVDGPYGQADVRQLAELFTGLSASQDKGFVFRPGMAEPGAETVLGQTYGGGKPELGQVLAALRDLARHPATAQHIAWKLAVHFTSDQPDPGLVTHLAARYQDSGGDLMQVYAALLEHSAAWQPVLGNVKPPFDYVASACRALAVPESRFSALKPGQLNRLLLAPLTPMGQRWEFSGGPDGWPEEDLSWITPQALAARLRWALAAPRRLAQPLPDPRVFATAALGRFANERVRFAARAAETQSEAVGLILTSPAFQRR; encoded by the coding sequence ATGCAGTTTGACGGAGATTTGGCGGAGATCCGCTTTGGCGCAGGGCTGTCGCCGCTGGTGCGGCCTCCGGTTTCGGCTGAGGCCATGCTCGGCCGTCTGCAGGGCGCCGATGAAATGGCGCGCAGATTTCCGGTCAGCGGTTTTGACGAAGCCTTTGCGCGCGCCAAGGAGTTCCAGCGGCTGAGACGGAACCGCAAGCGGCAGGAAGGCCAGCACGGGTACGAGGCCGCGGACAAAGCCTTTAAGGCGTACCGCCGCACGCATAATGCGGCGCGCTTCAAGTGGCATGGCCAAAGGCTGCTGCGCCACGTCTTTACCCGCGATGCCTTCCGTGAACGGCTGGTGCTGTTCTGGGCCGATCACTTTACCGCGCAAGGGAAAAACGGTGCCTTGCGCATTCTGGCAGCACCCTATGCCGAAACGGTGATCCGGCCGCATGTGGGGGGGCGTTTCGAGGATATGCTGATTGCCGCTGCCACCAGCCCCCTGATGCTGCATTACCTGGACCAGAACCGCTCGGCCGGGCCGGGCAGCCGGGCGGCGAAGCGGCGCAAGCGCCTGAGCGGGCTGAACGAAAACCTGGCCCGCGAAGTGCTGGAATTGCACACGCTGGGTGTCGACGGGCCGTATGGCCAGGCGGATGTGCGGCAATTGGCCGAGCTGTTCACCGGCCTGAGCGCCTCGCAGGACAAGGGGTTTGTGTTCCGCCCCGGAATGGCTGAGCCGGGAGCCGAAACCGTGCTGGGGCAGACCTATGGCGGCGGCAAGCCGGAGCTGGGCCAGGTGCTGGCGGCGTTGCGCGACCTGGCGCGCCACCCCGCCACCGCGCAGCATATCGCCTGGAAGCTGGCGGTGCATTTCACCTCTGACCAGCCCGACCCCGGTCTGGTGACGCATCTGGCGGCGCGTTATCAGGACAGCGGCGGCGATCTGATGCAGGTCTATGCCGCACTGCTGGAACACTCCGCGGCCTGGCAGCCGGTTCTGGGCAATGTAAAACCGCCGTTTGATTATGTCGCCTCTGCCTGCCGGGCGCTGGCGGTGCCTGAGTCGCGGTTTTCCGCATTGAAGCCGGGGCAGCTGAACCGGCTGCTGCTGGCGCCCTTGACGCCGATGGGGCAGCGCTGGGAGTTTTCCGGCGGGCCGGATGGCTGGCCGGAAGAGGATTTGTCCTGGATCACGCCGCAAGCGCTGGCCGCGCGGCTGCGCTGGGCGCTGGCCGCGCCGCGGCGGCTGGCGCAGCCGCTGCCGGATCCGCGTGTCTTTGCCACTGCGGCGCTGGGCCGGTTTGCCAATGAACGGGTCCGGTTTGCGGCCCGCGCCGCCGAAACCCAGTCAGAGGCGGTCGGGCTGATCCTGACCTCTCCTGCCTTTCAGCGCCGCTAA
- a CDS encoding DUF1501 domain-containing protein — MHLTRRSLLTRSALLGCSLAASPLVTPVSFAAAPWDTRLVVIILRGGMDALDAVQPYGDPSLAGLRQTLSGGPQAGAADLDGFYALHPGLAPLLPLWRAGELGFVQAVSTPYRDRRSHFDGQDILEAGTAALGGARDGWLNRLLQQMPGVEARTAFAIGQERMLLLDGAAPVSHWAPGAGLAMSPQAERLAGLLMEEDPLFHNALNEALELTRQDLTLGSEEDGGGDSGMMQAAPRARAHTEIAAYAAEQLRGDTRIAAFSINGWDTHYRQANGLKSALGRLSETVLKLRSGLGDGIWGKTAVAAVTEFGRTVRENGTGGTDHGTGGAMLLAGGAIRGGRVLGRWPGLAEADLYERRDLMPTADVRQHLAWLMHGLAGARKTDLETTVFPGLAMAEDPGLLL; from the coding sequence ATGCACCTGACACGCCGATCCTTGCTGACCCGTTCCGCCCTGCTGGGCTGTTCGCTGGCGGCCAGCCCGCTGGTCACGCCGGTCAGCTTTGCCGCGGCCCCCTGGGACACGCGGCTGGTGGTGATCATCCTGCGCGGCGGCATGGATGCGCTGGATGCGGTGCAGCCTTACGGCGACCCCTCATTGGCCGGATTGCGGCAGACCCTGTCGGGCGGGCCGCAGGCCGGGGCGGCCGATCTTGACGGGTTCTATGCCCTGCATCCGGGCCTGGCGCCGTTGCTGCCGTTGTGGCGCGCAGGCGAATTGGGGTTTGTGCAGGCGGTGTCCACCCCCTACCGCGACCGGCGCAGTCATTTTGACGGCCAGGACATTCTGGAAGCGGGCACCGCGGCATTGGGGGGCGCCAGAGACGGCTGGCTGAACCGATTGCTGCAGCAGATGCCCGGTGTGGAGGCGCGCACCGCCTTTGCCATCGGTCAGGAGCGGATGCTGCTGCTGGACGGGGCGGCGCCGGTCTCCCATTGGGCCCCCGGGGCGGGGCTGGCCATGAGCCCGCAGGCCGAGCGGCTGGCGGGCCTGCTGATGGAAGAGGATCCGCTGTTCCACAACGCCCTGAACGAGGCGCTGGAGCTGACCCGGCAGGATCTGACCTTGGGGTCCGAAGAGGATGGCGGCGGGGACAGCGGCATGATGCAGGCAGCGCCGAGGGCGAGAGCGCATACCGAGATTGCCGCTTATGCCGCAGAGCAGCTGCGCGGCGATACCAGGATTGCGGCGTTTTCGATCAATGGCTGGGATACGCATTACCGCCAGGCAAACGGCCTGAAATCCGCGCTGGGGCGGCTGTCGGAGACGGTCCTGAAGCTGCGCAGCGGCCTGGGGGACGGGATCTGGGGCAAGACGGCGGTGGCGGCTGTGACCGAATTCGGGCGCACGGTGCGCGAAAACGGCACTGGCGGCACCGATCATGGCACCGGCGGTGCGATGCTGCTGGCAGGCGGGGCGATCCGCGGCGGCAGGGTGCTGGGGCGCTGGCCGGGGCTGGCGGAGGCTGATCTTTACGAGCGCCGGGATCTGATGCCGACCGCGGATGTGCGGCAGCATCTTGCCTGGCTGATGCATGGATTGGCGGGGGCCCGGAAAACCGATCTGGAAACAACGGTGTTTCCGGGGCTGGCGATGGCAGAGGACCCCGGTTTGCTTTTGTAA
- a CDS encoding response regulator, producing the protein MDDSELFAAAQRLPATRRPLLGLTILVVEDSRFACEALRLLCLRSGARIRRADCLKSARRHLQVYRPSVLIADVGLPDGSGLDLIRELAEASPRPSVILATSGDSTLEQAALDAGAGGFLEKPITSLAAFQERILSNLPPDRQLPGPRALYDETVEPDFLAYRDDMAHAADVLNINPEDKTLAYLAQFLGGVARSAGDGPLAEAADRLARARRKGKPLTQDTATLAGLVQERLERRVAI; encoded by the coding sequence ATGGACGATTCGGAATTGTTTGCTGCTGCTCAGCGCCTGCCCGCCACCCGGCGCCCGCTGCTGGGGCTGACCATCCTGGTGGTGGAGGACAGCCGCTTTGCCTGCGAGGCGCTGCGCCTTCTGTGCCTGCGCAGCGGTGCCCGCATCCGCCGCGCCGACTGTTTGAAATCCGCCCGGCGGCATTTGCAGGTCTACCGTCCCTCGGTGCTGATTGCCGATGTCGGCCTGCCGGATGGCTCCGGCCTCGATCTGATCCGCGAACTGGCAGAAGCCAGCCCGCGCCCCAGCGTGATTCTGGCCACCTCGGGCGATTCAACGCTTGAGCAGGCCGCGCTCGACGCAGGGGCCGGCGGCTTCCTGGAAAAACCGATCACCTCGCTTGCGGCTTTCCAGGAAAGAATTCTGTCAAACCTGCCGCCCGACCGCCAGCTGCCCGGCCCGCGCGCCTTGTATGACGAAACGGTGGAACCCGATTTCCTGGCCTACCGCGATGACATGGCCCATGCCGCCGATGTGCTGAACATAAACCCGGAAGATAAAACCCTGGCTTATCTGGCGCAGTTTCTCGGCGGCGTTGCCCGCAGCGCCGGCGACGGCCCGCTGGCCGAGGCCGCCGACCGTCTGGCCCGCGCCCGGCGCAAGGGCAAACCGCTGACCCAGGATACCGCAACCCTGGCCGGCCTGGTGCAGGAGCGGCTGGAACGCCGCGTGGCAATCTGA
- the mce gene encoding methylmalonyl-CoA epimerase: MIGRLNHVAIAVPDLEAASAQYRNALGAKVGEPQDEPDHGVTVVFIELPNTKIELLYPLGENSPINGFLEKNPAGGIHHVCYEVEDILAARDHLQAEGARVLGTGEPKTGAHGKPVLFLHPKDFNGCLVELEEV, from the coding sequence ATGATTGGCCGTTTGAACCATGTTGCCATTGCCGTCCCCGATCTGGAGGCCGCATCCGCCCAATACCGCAACGCGCTGGGTGCCAAGGTCGGAGAACCGCAGGATGAACCGGATCACGGCGTCACTGTGGTGTTCATCGAGTTGCCCAATACCAAGATTGAGCTGCTGTATCCCTTGGGGGAAAACTCGCCGATCAACGGCTTCCTCGAGAAGAACCCGGCGGGCGGCATCCATCATGTCTGCTATGAGGTGGAAGACATCCTGGCGGCGCGCGATCACCTGCAGGCCGAGGGCGCGCGGGTGCTGGGCACGGGCGAGCCGAAGACCGGCGCCCATGGCAAGCCGGTGCTGTTCCTGCATCCCAAGGATTTCAACGGCTGCCTGGTGGAACTCGAAGAAGTTTGA
- a CDS encoding DUF1467 family protein produces MGVTSAIVLYAVIWFLTFLVIIPIRLETQGDRGDVVPGTHAGAPEKHFLKQKAWITTGAAAVIWALVAGIILSELISVRDFDWMGMLPAQE; encoded by the coding sequence ATGGGTGTTACATCAGCGATCGTGCTTTATGCGGTGATCTGGTTCTTGACCTTTCTGGTGATCATCCCGATCCGTCTGGAGACCCAGGGCGACCGGGGCGATGTGGTGCCGGGCACCCATGCGGGGGCGCCGGAGAAGCATTTTCTGAAGCAGAAGGCCTGGATCACCACCGGTGCGGCTGCGGTGATCTGGGCACTTGTTGCCGGAATCATCCTGTCCGAATTGATCAGCGTGCGTGATTTCGACTGGATGGGGATGCTGCCTGCGCAGGAGTGA
- a CDS encoding EI24 domain-containing protein, with amino-acid sequence MIFTAFFKTLGQTGDPRFRKVLFLGVGLTIALLIAAYAGFLMLIQWLVGPEATLPLLGEVTWLDDLLSIGSLFFMLVLSVFLMVPVASAITSLFLEEVAQAVEDKHYPALPPAAKVPFWDAVKDTVNFLGLLIAANILALFLYVLFPPAALFIFWGLNGFLLGREYFTLAAARRIGTAEAKKLRRKHATTIWAAGTLMAMPLSVPLVNLVIPILGAATFTHIYHALSRR; translated from the coding sequence ATGATCTTCACCGCCTTTTTCAAGACCCTCGGCCAGACCGGCGACCCGCGCTTCCGCAAGGTGCTGTTTCTTGGCGTCGGCCTGACCATTGCCCTGCTGATCGCCGCCTATGCAGGCTTTCTGATGCTGATCCAGTGGCTGGTCGGCCCCGAAGCCACCCTGCCGCTGCTGGGCGAGGTCACCTGGCTTGATGACCTTTTGTCGATCGGCTCGCTGTTCTTCATGCTGGTGCTGTCGGTGTTCCTGATGGTGCCGGTGGCCTCAGCCATCACCTCCTTGTTTCTCGAGGAGGTCGCCCAGGCGGTGGAGGACAAGCACTACCCGGCCCTGCCCCCGGCAGCCAAAGTGCCGTTCTGGGATGCGGTCAAGGACACGGTGAACTTCCTTGGCCTGCTGATTGCTGCCAACATCCTGGCGCTGTTCCTCTATGTGCTGTTCCCGCCTGCGGCGCTGTTCATTTTCTGGGGCCTCAACGGGTTTCTCTTGGGCCGGGAATATTTCACCCTCGCCGCCGCCCGCCGCATCGGCACGGCAGAGGCCAAGAAACTGCGGCGCAAACATGCCACCACCATCTGGGCCGCCGGCACGCTGATGGCGATGCCGCTGTCGGTGCCGCTGGTGAACCTGGTGATCCCGATCCTGGGCGCCGCCACTTTCACCCACATCTACCACGCGCTGTCCCGCAGATAA
- a CDS encoding nitroreductase family protein, with the protein MPARPARNDAALDFLLSRRSRPAKTLVAPAPSREELLPILTAAARTPDHGKLEPWRFIVVEKPAMARLAALTQAAGARLGKSPEDIAKGRSQFDLGQLAVVVVEVQKDSPKIPALEQTYSAGAVCLGLLNAALASGWGANWLTGWASHDRGFCQAAFDLAENERIAGIVHIATESTAPPERPRPDLEAITTWVNA; encoded by the coding sequence ATGCCCGCACGACCCGCACGCAATGACGCCGCCCTCGACTTCCTGCTGTCGCGCCGCTCGCGCCCGGCCAAGACGCTGGTGGCCCCTGCGCCCTCGCGCGAGGAGCTGCTGCCGATCCTGACCGCCGCGGCCCGCACGCCGGATCATGGCAAACTGGAGCCCTGGCGCTTCATCGTGGTGGAGAAACCCGCCATGGCCCGCTTGGCCGCCCTGACCCAGGCGGCCGGCGCGCGCCTCGGCAAAAGCCCCGAAGACATTGCCAAGGGCCGCAGCCAGTTCGACCTGGGCCAGCTTGCGGTGGTGGTGGTCGAGGTGCAGAAGGACAGCCCCAAGATCCCGGCCCTGGAACAGACATATTCCGCGGGCGCCGTGTGCCTCGGCCTGCTGAACGCCGCCCTGGCCTCGGGCTGGGGCGCCAACTGGCTCACCGGCTGGGCAAGCCATGACCGCGGCTTCTGCCAGGCGGCCTTTGATCTGGCGGAAAACGAGCGCATCGCCGGCATTGTCCACATCGCCACCGAAAGCACCGCCCCGCCCGAGCGCCCGCGCCCGGACCTGGAGGCCATCACAACCTGGGTGAACGCATGA